A single region of the Anomaloglossus baeobatrachus isolate aAnoBae1 chromosome 2, aAnoBae1.hap1, whole genome shotgun sequence genome encodes:
- the STRIP1 gene encoding striatin-interacting protein 1: MEASGALCVNNKLRTGVGGGAGSPQPGKGREYNRNQRKDSEGCSESPDLEFVYADADKWAAELSELYSYTEGPEFQSNRKCFEDDLRLHVPDKKWTDLDVSQQRAHTMRLLDALEVTAREKRLKVARAILYVAQGTFGECTSETEVQTWQRHNVFLLLEAGAFNALVELLNMEVENSAACSNAVRKPAISLADSTDLRVLLNIMYLMVDTLREEGEADSEDWKTMRQTFRAELGMNPISDGI; this comes from the exons ATGGAGGCCTCCGGGGCGCTGTGTGTTAACAATAAGCTGAGAACCGGTGTAGGCGGCGGTGCCGGGAGTCCACAGCCGGGAAAGGGGCGAGAATACAATCGGAACCAGCGCAAGGATTCGGAG GGTTGTTCTGAGTCCCCAGATCTAGAATTTGTTTATGCTGATGCTGATAAATGGGCGGCAGAGCTGTCAG AGCTGTACAGTTACACCGAAGGCCCCGAATTTCAATCCAACAGGAAATGTTTTGAGGATGATCTGCGATTACATG TGCCTGATAAAAAATGGACAGACTTGGACGTGTCCCAGCAGCGCGCGCACACCATGAGGCTCCTCGATGCCctggaggtcacggccagagaaaaGAGGCTGAAAGTGGCCAGGGCAATCCTGTATGTGGCACAGG gCACTTTTGGGGAGTGCACATCAGAGACAGAAGTACAGACCTGGCAGCGACATAACGTCTTCCTGCTGCTAGAGGCCGGAGCATTCAATGCCCTTGTGGAGCTTCTCAACATGGAAGTGGA GAACAGCGCAGCCTGTAGTAATGCTGTACGGAAGCCCGCAATCTCTCTGGCTGACAGCACGGATCTTCG TGTTCTCCTAAACATCATGTACCTGATGGTGGATACATTACGTGAGGAAGGTGAAGCCGACAGTGAGGACTGGAAAACCATGAGACAAACGTTCCGTGCAGAGCTAGGTATGAACCCAATATCAGATGGCATTTAG